The Lynx canadensis isolate LIC74 chromosome D1, mLynCan4.pri.v2, whole genome shotgun sequence genome has a segment encoding these proteins:
- the LOC115525991 gene encoding olfactory receptor 1444, with the protein MENGTEATEFILLGLTDDPHLQVPLLLVFLFIYLITLVGNGGMMAIIRADPHLHTPMYFFLSNLSFVDLGYSSAVAPKMVAALHSGSKVITYNGCAAQFFFFAGFATVECYLLASMAYDRHAAVCRPLHYSTTMTAGVCALLTAGSYVCGFLNASIHTANTFRLSFCGSHEVNHFFCDIPPLLTLSCSDTRISSLAVFCVVGFNVFFTLLVILISYFFIYITIQRMRSAEGRKKAFSTCASHLTAVTIFYGTIIFMYLQPSSGESMDTDKIASVFYSVVIPMLNPLIYSLRNKEVKNALWKIRNQLYPPSLSVSRK; encoded by the coding sequence ATGGAGAATGGCACAGAAGCAACAGAGTTCATCCTCTTGGGATTAACAGATGACCCTCATCTTCAGGTCCCCCTCCTCCTGGTATTTTTATTCATCTACCTCATAACTCTGGTTGGGAATGGGGGGATGATGGCAATCATCCGCGCAGACCCCCACCTCCACACTCcaatgtattttttcctcagtAACCTCTCCTTCGTAGACCTGGGCTACTCGTCAGCGGTAGCTCCTAAGATGGTGGCCGCACTGCATTCAGGGAGCAAAGTCATCACCTACAATGGATGTGCTGCTCAGTTCTTCTTCTTCGCGGGTTTTGCCACTGTCGAGTGCTACCTCCTGGCCTCCATGGCCTACGACCGCCATGCAGCTGTGTGTAGGCCACTCCATTACTCCACCACCATGACGGCAGGTGTGTGTGCCCTCCTGACTGCTGGCTCCTATGTCTGTGGCTTCCTCAATGCCTCCATTCACACGGCAAACACCTTTAGACTCTCATTCTGTGGCTCTCACGAAGTAAATCATTTCTTCTGCGACATTCCGCCACTCTTAACTCTCTCGTGTTCTGACACTCGCATCAGCAGCTTGGCTGTCTTCTGTGTCGTGGGCTTCAACGTCTTCTTCACCCTCCTGGTCATCCTCATCTCTTACTTCTTCATATACATCACCATTCAAAGGATGCGTTCTGCGGAAGGACGGAAGAAAGCCTTCTCTACCTGTGCCTCCCACCTCACTGCTGTCACCATCTTCTATGGAACCATCATCTTCATGTACTTACAGCCCAGCTCCGGTGAGTCAATGGACACGGACAAAATTGCTTCTGTGTTTTACTCGGTGGTGATTCCCATGCTGAACCCCTTGATCTACAGCCTTAggaacaaagaggtaaaaaatgcTCTCTGGAAAATACGCAACCAACTTTATCCTCCGTCGTTAAGTGTGAGTAGGAAGTAG